One segment of Streptomyces bathyalis DNA contains the following:
- a CDS encoding S1 family peptidase yields the protein MSHRRKDNKRAYVIAGAGTAALATAAIMLPYANAGQQEQPGPRTMSAKAAAAMGTKLADENGDRTAGWFIDSKAKRLVMNVLDEETAQRVQESGAQARIVQNSKAELKKVSDTLANGASVAGSAWSVDPRTNKVNVLADSTVDDEEWASLNKTAAGMDGMMSVKRTAGKFQKFHGNGGIGQSDAGDQGAGNGAGAGDEGAGNGAGQGEEGAGQGDDGAGAGEGGDAAAEGVLGGDAIFAEGTRCSLGFNVQVDGAPGFLTAGHCGNAAQNWTSDEAGAQALGSITDSKFPETDFAIATLDDAQAEAPSAVNLDPLGEGQGGTQEITGAAEAAVGMQVQRSGSTTGVTDGEVTALDATVDYGGGDVVNGMIQTNVCAEPGDSGGAMFSEDKAVGLTSGGSGDCTQGGETFFQPVTDALEATGATIGDGGGEAGQQEQQQLQ from the coding sequence TTGAGCCATCGACGCAAGGACAACAAGCGCGCGTATGTGATAGCCGGCGCAGGCACCGCGGCACTGGCGACGGCCGCGATCATGCTGCCGTACGCGAACGCAGGGCAGCAGGAACAGCCGGGTCCACGCACGATGAGCGCAAAGGCCGCCGCTGCGATGGGCACGAAACTGGCGGACGAGAACGGGGACAGGACAGCCGGCTGGTTCATCGACAGCAAGGCCAAACGCCTGGTCATGAACGTCCTCGACGAGGAGACCGCTCAGCGCGTCCAGGAGAGCGGCGCCCAGGCCAGAATCGTGCAGAACTCCAAGGCGGAGCTGAAGAAGGTCAGCGACACCCTCGCGAACGGCGCTTCGGTGGCGGGCTCGGCCTGGTCGGTCGACCCCCGTACGAACAAGGTCAACGTGCTCGCCGACAGCACGGTCGACGACGAAGAGTGGGCCTCGCTGAACAAGACGGCCGCCGGCATGGACGGCATGATGTCGGTCAAGCGGACCGCCGGTAAGTTCCAGAAGTTCCACGGCAACGGCGGTATCGGCCAGAGCGACGCCGGCGACCAGGGCGCGGGTAACGGCGCGGGCGCCGGGGACGAAGGTGCCGGCAACGGTGCGGGCCAGGGCGAAGAGGGCGCGGGCCAGGGCGACGACGGCGCGGGCGCCGGCGAAGGCGGCGACGCCGCTGCCGAAGGTGTGCTCGGCGGCGACGCCATCTTCGCGGAGGGCACCCGCTGTTCGCTCGGCTTCAACGTCCAGGTGGACGGCGCGCCGGGCTTCCTGACCGCGGGCCACTGCGGCAACGCCGCGCAGAACTGGACCTCCGACGAGGCAGGGGCGCAGGCACTCGGCTCCATCACCGACTCGAAGTTCCCGGAGACCGACTTCGCGATCGCCACGCTGGACGACGCGCAGGCCGAGGCGCCCAGCGCCGTGAACCTCGACCCGCTGGGTGAGGGCCAGGGCGGCACGCAGGAGATCACCGGTGCCGCCGAGGCCGCCGTGGGCATGCAGGTGCAGCGCAGCGGCAGCACGACCGGCGTCACCGACGGCGAGGTCACGGCCCTGGACGCCACCGTCGACTACGGCGGCGGCGATGTCGTCAACGGCATGATCCAGACGAACGTCTGCGCAGAGCCCGGCGACAGCGGCGGCGCGATGTTCTCCGAGGACAAGGCCGTGGGTCTGACCTCCGGCGGCAGCGGCGACTGCACGCAGGGCGGCGAGACCTTCTTCCAGCCCGTCACCGATGCGCTGGAGGCGACCGGCGCGACGATCGGCGACGGCGGCGGGGAAGCCGGACAGCAGGAACAGCAGCAGCTGCAGTAA
- a CDS encoding neutral/alkaline ceramidase, which produces MSSTHPHTPQSDGQPEHDPAPGPRSSRRTVLRAGAALTGLGLAGITPGAQASQSQNTVQAAAGSGYLVGRGVVDATGEIAEVGMMGYGRVDQQAQGLHTRLRARAFVFADQETRQRVLLVVVDTAMIFESVHQAVLSRLGEKYGDLYTHRNVMLTATHTHCGPGGSSHHLLYDLTTLGFHKKTFEAMTDGIVEAATRAHEDAAPSELTLTHGELTGTSANRSREAFERNPSDLRGHFPDGIDPQSTLLRIERDGQAVGAVNWFAVHGTSMSGDNKLISADNKGYAAYHWEREVEGADYLDGTTPDFVSAFAQTNAGDMSPNLDLKPPTTPADFGHTRECGLRQYKAAAGQLDQRGTKMSGGVDSRLVYIDLSDVTVEPEFTGDGKQHKTAKPAIGASMAAGSLEDGPAFPGFEEGENPLWDKISDSIIYEASPELREAQAPKGIVAPVGEMNRIYPWVQEQVPVQLVRIGQLYLIGVPGEVTVCAGLRLRRTVAEAVGAEVKDVLVAGYANSYFHYLTTPDEYDSQQYEGGSTLFGRWQLPAIQQTAAQLARAMRDGKDLPLGPVAPDISGKTISLQPPIVLDAPPLSHEFGDVLTAPRANYRAGERVTVVFAGAHPGNVLHRGGTYLRVEARKDGEWRTVADDGDWSTAFRWERYGVAASKVTVTWDIPEGTASGEYRITYEGDAKPVAGDPKAISGTSSGFTVSG; this is translated from the coding sequence TTGAGTAGCACCCACCCCCACACCCCCCAGTCCGACGGGCAGCCGGAGCACGACCCCGCCCCGGGCCCCCGCAGCAGCCGCCGCACCGTACTGCGTGCCGGCGCCGCGCTGACCGGACTCGGCCTGGCCGGCATCACGCCGGGCGCCCAGGCCTCGCAGTCGCAGAACACCGTGCAAGCAGCCGCCGGCAGCGGCTATCTCGTGGGACGCGGCGTCGTCGATGCCACCGGCGAGATAGCCGAGGTCGGCATGATGGGCTACGGCCGCGTCGACCAGCAGGCACAAGGCCTCCATACCCGCCTGCGCGCCCGTGCGTTCGTCTTCGCGGACCAGGAGACGCGGCAGCGCGTGCTCCTCGTCGTCGTCGACACGGCCATGATCTTCGAGAGCGTGCACCAGGCCGTGCTCAGCAGACTCGGGGAGAAGTACGGCGACCTCTACACGCACCGCAACGTCATGCTCACCGCCACCCACACCCACTGCGGACCGGGCGGCTCCTCGCACCACCTGCTCTACGACCTCACCACGCTGGGCTTCCACAAGAAGACGTTCGAGGCGATGACCGACGGCATCGTCGAGGCCGCGACCCGCGCCCACGAGGACGCCGCACCTTCCGAACTCACCCTCACGCATGGGGAGTTGACCGGAACCAGCGCCAACAGGTCGCGCGAGGCCTTCGAGCGCAACCCCTCCGACCTGCGCGGCCACTTCCCGGACGGCATCGACCCGCAGAGCACGCTGCTGCGCATCGAGCGGGACGGGCAGGCCGTCGGGGCAGTCAACTGGTTCGCCGTGCACGGCACCAGCATGTCCGGCGACAACAAGCTGATCAGCGCCGACAACAAGGGCTACGCCGCCTACCACTGGGAGCGCGAGGTCGAGGGAGCCGACTATCTCGACGGCACCACGCCGGACTTCGTCTCCGCCTTCGCGCAGACCAACGCCGGCGACATGTCACCGAACCTCGATCTGAAACCGCCCACGACGCCCGCCGACTTCGGGCACACCCGCGAGTGCGGCCTGCGCCAGTACAAGGCCGCCGCGGGCCAACTCGACCAGCGGGGCACGAAGATGAGCGGCGGCGTGGACTCGCGGCTCGTCTACATCGACCTCTCCGACGTGACCGTCGAGCCCGAATTCACCGGGGACGGCAAGCAGCACAAGACCGCAAAGCCTGCGATCGGCGCGTCGATGGCGGCCGGCAGCCTCGAGGACGGCCCGGCCTTCCCCGGCTTCGAAGAGGGCGAGAACCCGCTCTGGGACAAGATCTCGGACTCGATCATCTACGAGGCATCCCCCGAACTGCGCGAAGCGCAGGCGCCGAAGGGGATCGTCGCTCCCGTCGGCGAGATGAACCGCATCTACCCGTGGGTCCAGGAGCAGGTGCCGGTGCAGCTGGTGCGCATCGGGCAGCTGTATCTGATCGGCGTGCCCGGCGAGGTGACCGTGTGTGCCGGGCTGCGGCTGCGCCGCACCGTCGCGGAGGCCGTCGGCGCCGAGGTGAAGGACGTACTCGTCGCGGGCTACGCCAACTCCTACTTCCACTACCTCACCACGCCCGACGAGTACGACTCGCAGCAGTACGAGGGCGGGAGCACGCTGTTCGGGCGCTGGCAACTGCCGGCGATCCAGCAGACGGCCGCGCAGCTCGCCCGTGCCATGCGGGACGGGAAGGACCTGCCGCTCGGGCCGGTCGCTCCGGACATCTCAGGGAAGACGATCTCCCTGCAGCCGCCGATCGTGCTGGACGCGCCGCCCCTGTCGCACGAGTTCGGTGACGTGCTCACGGCCCCGCGCGCCAACTACCGGGCGGGGGAGCGGGTGACGGTCGTGTTCGCGGGTGCCCACCCCGGCAACGTGCTCCACCGGGGCGGGACCTATCTGCGCGTGGAAGCGCGGAAGGACGGCGAATGGCGCACCGTCGCGGACGACGGGGACTGGTCGACGGCCTTCCGCTGGGAGCGCTACGGCGTCGCCGCCTCGAAGGTGACGGTCACCTGGGACATCCCCGAGGGGACGGCCTCCGGCGAGTACCGGATCACCTATGAGGGCGACGCAAAACCGGTCGCGGGCGACCCGAAAGCCATCTCCGGCACCAGTTCAGGTTTCACCGTGAGCGGCTGA
- a CDS encoding LLM class flavin-dependent oxidoreductase, with protein sequence MQFGIFTVGDVTTDPTDGSTPSEHERIKSMIAIALKAEEVGLDVFATGEHHNPPFVPSSPTTMLGHIAARTERLVLSTSTTLITTNDPVKIAEDYAMLQHLSDGRVDLMMGRGNTAPVYPWFGQDIRQGIPLAIENYALLHKLWREDVVDWAGRFRTPLEGFTSTPRPLDGVPPFVWHGSIRSPEIAEQAAYYGDGFFANNIFWPKEHYMKLIGLYRERFAHHGHGTPEQAIVGLGGQVFMRRNSQDAVREFRPYFDNAPVYGHGSTLEEFTDQTPLTVGSPQEVIEKTLTFRESFGDYQRQLFLMDHAGLPLKTVLEQLDMLGEEVVPELRKEFAARRPAGVPDAPTHASLVAQRG encoded by the coding sequence GTGCAGTTCGGGATCTTCACCGTCGGGGACGTCACGACCGATCCCACCGACGGCAGCACGCCGAGCGAGCACGAGCGGATCAAGTCGATGATCGCGATCGCGCTGAAGGCCGAAGAGGTGGGCCTCGACGTCTTCGCCACCGGCGAGCACCACAATCCGCCCTTCGTGCCCTCGTCGCCGACGACCATGCTCGGCCACATCGCCGCCCGCACCGAACGCCTCGTCCTCTCCACCTCGACGACGCTGATCACCACCAACGACCCGGTGAAGATCGCCGAGGACTACGCGATGCTCCAGCACCTGTCCGACGGACGGGTCGATCTGATGATGGGCCGCGGCAACACCGCGCCCGTCTACCCCTGGTTCGGGCAGGACATCCGGCAGGGCATCCCGCTGGCGATCGAGAACTACGCGCTTCTGCACAAGCTGTGGCGCGAGGACGTGGTCGACTGGGCGGGCCGCTTCCGCACGCCGCTGGAGGGCTTCACCTCCACGCCGCGCCCGCTCGACGGTGTGCCGCCGTTCGTCTGGCACGGCTCCATCCGCAGCCCGGAGATCGCCGAGCAGGCCGCGTACTACGGCGACGGCTTCTTCGCGAACAACATCTTCTGGCCCAAGGAGCACTACATGAAGCTCATCGGGCTCTACCGCGAGCGCTTCGCACACCACGGGCACGGCACTCCGGAGCAGGCCATCGTGGGGCTCGGTGGCCAGGTCTTCATGCGCAGGAACTCCCAGGACGCCGTGCGGGAGTTCCGTCCCTACTTCGACAACGCGCCGGTCTACGGGCACGGGTCGACGCTGGAGGAGTTCACCGATCAGACGCCGCTGACGGTGGGCAGCCCGCAGGAGGTCATCGAGAAGACCTTGACCTTCCGCGAGTCCTTCGGCGACTACCAGCGGCAGCTTTTCCTCATGGACCACGCGGGCCTTCCGCTGAAGACCGTGCTGGAGCAACTGGACATGCTCGGCGAGGAAGTGGTGCCCGAGTTGCGCAAGGAGTTCGCCGCGCGCCGGCCCGCCGGGGTGCCCGACGCCCCCACGCACGCGTCGCTGGTCGCTCAACGCGGCTGA
- a CDS encoding lytic polysaccharide monooxygenase auxiliary activity family 9 protein → MNFKRKLAAGIGAGIAPLLVLTLPASPASAHGYVNSPPSRQAQCAAGTVECGDIKWEPQSVEGPKGLTSCSGGNSRFAELDDDGKGWAATNVGSSTSFQWRLTARHSTSTWQYFVGGSKIAEFDDGGAQPGETVTHQVDFGGLKGKQKVLAVWNIADTANAFYACVDVNIG, encoded by the coding sequence ATGAACTTCAAGAGAAAGCTCGCGGCCGGAATCGGGGCGGGGATCGCGCCTCTGCTCGTCCTCACGCTGCCGGCGTCCCCGGCCAGCGCGCACGGCTATGTCAACTCGCCGCCGAGCCGTCAGGCGCAGTGCGCCGCCGGCACGGTCGAGTGCGGGGACATCAAGTGGGAGCCGCAGAGCGTCGAGGGCCCCAAGGGGCTCACCAGCTGCAGCGGCGGCAATTCCCGCTTCGCCGAGCTGGACGACGACGGGAAGGGCTGGGCGGCCACGAACGTCGGCAGCTCGACGAGCTTCCAGTGGCGCCTGACGGCACGTCATTCGACCAGCACCTGGCAGTACTTCGTCGGCGGCTCGAAGATCGCGGAGTTCGACGACGGCGGTGCCCAGCCCGGGGAGACCGTCACGCACCAGGTCGATTTCGGCGGTCTGAAGGGCAAGCAGAAGGTGCTCGCCGTCTGGAACATCGCCGACACGGCCAATGCCTTCTATGCCTGCGTCGATGTGAACATCGGCTGA
- a CDS encoding thioredoxin family protein: MSTTELTKDNFDDVVADDGFVLIDFWAGWCGPCRQFEPVYEAAAERHSDLTFAKVDTETEQELAAAFEVQSIPTLTIVRDRIVVFSQPGALPESALEDLIGQARNLDMEEVRQSAAAPEDEPSGQ, encoded by the coding sequence ATGAGCACCACGGAGCTCACCAAGGACAACTTCGACGACGTCGTCGCGGACGACGGCTTCGTACTGATCGACTTCTGGGCGGGCTGGTGCGGTCCGTGCCGCCAGTTCGAGCCTGTCTACGAGGCTGCCGCCGAGCGTCACTCGGACCTGACGTTCGCCAAGGTGGACACCGAGACCGAGCAGGAGCTGGCCGCGGCCTTCGAGGTCCAGTCGATCCCCACGCTCACGATCGTGCGGGACCGCATCGTCGTCTTCTCGCAGCCGGGAGCGCTGCCCGAGTCCGCTCTCGAGGACCTGATCGGGCAGGCGCGGAACCTGGACATGGAAGAGGTCCGCCAGTCCGCCGCCGCGCCGGAGGACGAGCCGTCCGGCCAGTGA
- a CDS encoding DoxX family protein, whose protein sequence is MGHLMCHRRHHGRSHRIHSIRHDIGLLALRLGTGSVLFAHGTQKLFGWFGGHGLEGTGKFMEQTGFRPGRAHALASGLGEAGGGTLLALGLGTPVAGAAVAAAMAGAASIHVPAGFFNDQGGLEFPAFMGLAGSALALSGPGNLSLDHLLGHRLNQTWMPAVTFVAAAAAAACVISRRVRVLRDAEEERGTQPG, encoded by the coding sequence ATGGGCCACCTGATGTGCCACCGCAGACACCACGGGCGCAGTCACCGCATCCACAGCATCCGCCACGACATCGGACTCCTCGCGCTGCGCCTCGGCACCGGAAGCGTGCTCTTCGCACACGGTACGCAGAAGCTCTTCGGCTGGTTCGGCGGTCACGGGCTGGAGGGGACCGGCAAGTTCATGGAGCAGACCGGCTTCCGGCCCGGACGCGCGCACGCCCTCGCCTCCGGCCTCGGTGAGGCCGGAGGCGGAACGCTGCTCGCACTGGGCCTGGGAACTCCCGTGGCCGGCGCCGCCGTTGCGGCCGCCATGGCGGGTGCCGCCTCGATCCATGTGCCGGCGGGGTTCTTCAACGACCAGGGTGGACTGGAGTTTCCGGCGTTCATGGGGCTGGCAGGGTCGGCGCTCGCCCTCTCGGGCCCGGGCAACCTCTCCCTCGACCACCTCCTGGGGCACCGGCTCAACCAGACGTGGATGCCGGCGGTGACGTTCGTCGCCGCGGCGGCCGCCGCGGCCTGCGTCATCTCCCGGCGGGTGCGCGTCCTGCGGGACGCCGAGGAGGAGAGGGGCACTCAGCCGGGCTGA
- a CDS encoding ATP-dependent DNA ligase: MDLPVMPPVKPMLAKLASKIPAGMQYEAKWDGFRAIVFRDGEETEIGSRTGKSLKRYFPELVTALLENLPERCVVDGEIVVARNDRLDFDALGQRIHPADSRVRMLAEETPASFVAFDILALGDDSLMETPLEERRTILERALRPARDPVFVAPATTDIDLARQWFDQFEGAGLDGLVAKAPNLPYRPDERLMVKIKHERTADCVLAGLRPHKSGEGVGSLLLGLYDGSGTLQHVGVCASFTMKRRRELMDELEPLRMSDPAAHPWARWQSEEAHMQSRMPGAPSRWSGTKDLSWVPLRPERVCEVAYDHMEGDRFRHTTQFRRWRTDRDPQGCTYSQLEEPVSYDLSRMLTESPETPT; this comes from the coding sequence ATGGATCTGCCGGTGATGCCGCCCGTCAAGCCGATGCTCGCCAAGCTCGCCTCGAAGATTCCTGCGGGCATGCAGTACGAAGCGAAGTGGGACGGCTTCCGCGCCATCGTCTTCCGCGACGGCGAGGAGACCGAGATCGGCAGCCGTACCGGCAAGTCCCTCAAGCGCTACTTCCCCGAACTGGTCACGGCGCTGCTCGAGAACCTTCCCGAGCGCTGCGTCGTGGACGGCGAGATCGTCGTCGCCCGCAACGACAGGCTCGATTTCGATGCCCTGGGGCAGCGCATCCACCCGGCCGACTCACGGGTGCGGATGCTCGCCGAGGAGACCCCGGCGTCCTTCGTCGCCTTCGACATACTCGCGCTCGGCGACGACTCGCTCATGGAGACGCCGCTGGAGGAGCGCCGCACGATCCTCGAGCGCGCACTGCGCCCGGCTCGCGACCCTGTCTTCGTGGCCCCCGCGACCACCGACATCGACCTGGCCCGGCAGTGGTTCGACCAGTTCGAAGGCGCAGGGCTCGACGGACTCGTGGCCAAGGCGCCCAACCTGCCCTACCGGCCGGACGAGCGCCTGATGGTGAAGATCAAACACGAGCGCACGGCGGACTGCGTCCTCGCGGGGCTGCGCCCGCACAAGAGCGGTGAGGGCGTCGGTTCGCTCCTGCTCGGCCTCTACGACGGCTCCGGCACGCTCCAGCACGTCGGGGTGTGCGCCTCCTTCACCATGAAGCGGCGCCGCGAGCTGATGGACGAGCTGGAACCGCTGCGGATGTCCGACCCCGCGGCGCACCCGTGGGCGCGCTGGCAGAGCGAGGAGGCCCACATGCAAAGCCGCATGCCGGGCGCGCCGAGCCGCTGGAGCGGCACGAAGGACCTCTCGTGGGTACCGCTGCGCCCCGAGCGCGTCTGCGAAGTGGCCTACGACCACATGGAAGGGGACCGCTTCCGGCACACCACGCAGTTCCGGCGCTGGCGCACCGACCGCGATCCGCAGGGATGCACCTACTCCCAACTCGAAGAGCCCGTCAGTTACGACCTGTCCCGCATGCTGACCGAATCCCCGGAGACCCCCACCTGA
- the ligD gene encoding non-homologous end-joining DNA ligase, protein MGEAVELTVGGQKVRLSSPDKVYFPERGLTKLDVARYYVTVADGVARALFERPTTLERYPEGIGGESFFQKRAPKNLPDWIPTARISFPSGRHADEICPTGPAAVLWAANLGCLTFHPWPVRRADTDHPDELRIDLDPQPGTDFDDAVRAAQQLQPLLEELGLRGWPKTSGGRGLHVFVPIEPEWNFAQVRRSAIAIGRELERRDPTRITTAWWKEERGSRIFVDYNQTARDRTIASAYSVRPNRRATVSAPLRWDELGSAHPDDFDVVTMPLRYAEVGDVHAQMDAHRCRLDAALELADRDEREHGLGDLPYPPEHPKVKGEPKRVQPSRAKRTNTSESSGS, encoded by the coding sequence ATGGGTGAGGCGGTGGAGCTGACGGTCGGCGGGCAGAAGGTGCGGCTGTCCAGCCCGGACAAGGTCTACTTCCCTGAGCGCGGGCTCACCAAGCTCGACGTCGCCCGGTACTACGTGACGGTCGCGGACGGCGTCGCACGTGCGCTCTTCGAGCGGCCGACCACTCTGGAGCGCTATCCGGAGGGCATCGGCGGCGAGTCGTTCTTCCAGAAGCGCGCTCCCAAGAACCTCCCCGACTGGATCCCCACGGCCAGGATCAGCTTCCCCAGCGGACGGCACGCCGACGAGATCTGCCCGACGGGTCCCGCGGCCGTGCTGTGGGCCGCGAACCTCGGCTGTCTCACCTTCCACCCCTGGCCGGTGCGCAGGGCCGACACCGACCACCCGGACGAGCTGCGCATCGACCTCGACCCGCAGCCGGGCACGGACTTCGACGACGCCGTACGCGCGGCGCAGCAACTCCAGCCGCTGCTGGAGGAGTTGGGGCTGCGTGGCTGGCCGAAGACCTCCGGCGGCCGCGGGCTGCACGTCTTCGTTCCCATCGAGCCCGAGTGGAACTTCGCGCAGGTTCGGCGCTCCGCCATCGCCATCGGCAGAGAACTGGAGCGCCGCGACCCGACCCGCATCACCACGGCGTGGTGGAAGGAGGAGCGAGGCAGCCGCATCTTCGTCGACTACAACCAGACCGCGCGGGACCGCACCATCGCCAGCGCCTACTCCGTACGCCCCAACCGCCGTGCCACCGTCTCCGCGCCGCTGCGCTGGGACGAGCTGGGCAGCGCGCATCCCGACGACTTCGACGTGGTGACCATGCCGCTGCGGTACGCCGAAGTCGGCGACGTACACGCGCAGATGGACGCGCACCGGTGCCGCCTGGACGCCGCCCTGGAGCTGGCCGACCGGGACGAGCGCGAGCACGGGCTCGGCGACCTCCCCTATCCGCCCGAGCACCCGAAGGTGAAGGGCGAGCCGAAGCGCGTACAGCCGAGCAGGGCGAAGCGCACCAACACCTCGGAGTCCTCCGGCAGTTGA
- a CDS encoding serine/threonine-protein kinase translates to MTDEDRLLAGRYQLSRQLGRGGMGTVWLAGDTLLDRHVAVKKLHVPPHLDDDERTRLYERTRREARSAARISHPGVIVVHDVVEEDGLPCIVMEYVPSRSLSDVLREDGPLAPEAAARTGVAMASALRAAHAAGVLHRDVKPANVLLSRDAERIVLTDFGIAAASGTTTLTRTGEFVGSINYAAPERMQGGESGPAADAWALGATLYEAVEGIAPFHRNTWVETAYATASEPPRPMEQAGALGELIEALLAKEPADRPTLQQAEEWLAGATGTVALPQGAPWNEREQTAAGPRQNGAQEPTPPPASTPVAPPAPAPASAVPRRRRSRAAAWAVCAVVAVAAVAGGGWWLKREAGGSEGGPGKPGPSASHSGPSQSQPPPRPPVADGYQRVKEDLGFSVDVPEGWTRQDRPGGQEIDFLGGPSGRTDLKFSVLDFAGNSPLKHWRRLEPEVRAKSPGYRNLRMNATTYQGRKAAIWEYTWQGRARTYHAVDLGFGEEGQQHYALYLSAPDAEWGAAKKHFDTAVKTFRISKGS, encoded by the coding sequence GTGACCGACGAGGACCGGCTGCTGGCGGGGAGGTACCAGCTCTCCCGGCAGCTCGGCCGCGGGGGCATGGGGACGGTGTGGCTCGCGGGTGACACGCTGCTGGACCGGCACGTGGCCGTCAAGAAGCTGCATGTACCGCCACATCTGGACGACGACGAGCGGACCAGGCTCTACGAGCGCACGCGCCGCGAGGCGCGCAGCGCGGCCCGGATAAGCCATCCCGGGGTCATCGTCGTGCACGACGTGGTGGAGGAGGACGGGCTGCCGTGCATCGTCATGGAGTACGTGCCCTCCCGTTCGCTCAGCGATGTCCTGCGCGAGGACGGGCCGTTGGCGCCCGAGGCCGCGGCCCGCACCGGTGTGGCGATGGCCTCGGCGCTGCGTGCCGCCCACGCGGCAGGGGTGCTGCACCGCGATGTGAAGCCCGCCAACGTCCTGCTGTCGCGGGACGCGGAGCGCATCGTCCTCACCGACTTCGGCATCGCCGCGGCCTCCGGGACGACGACCCTCACGCGAACCGGGGAGTTCGTCGGCTCCATCAACTACGCGGCCCCGGAACGGATGCAGGGCGGCGAGTCGGGCCCGGCCGCCGACGCCTGGGCGCTCGGCGCGACGCTGTACGAGGCGGTCGAGGGCATCGCGCCGTTCCACAGGAACACCTGGGTGGAGACGGCGTACGCCACGGCGAGCGAACCGCCGCGCCCCATGGAACAGGCCGGCGCCCTCGGCGAGTTGATCGAAGCGCTGCTCGCGAAGGAGCCCGCGGACCGTCCGACGCTCCAGCAGGCGGAGGAGTGGCTCGCGGGCGCGACGGGCACCGTGGCGCTGCCGCAGGGCGCACCGTGGAACGAGCGTGAGCAGACGGCGGCAGGCCCGAGGCAGAACGGGGCACAGGAACCCACGCCTCCTCCTGCCTCCACCCCCGTCGCTCCTCCGGCTCCCGCCCCGGCCTCCGCCGTTCCGCGGCGGCGCCGGTCGCGCGCTGCCGCCTGGGCCGTGTGCGCGGTGGTGGCCGTGGCCGCCGTCGCGGGCGGCGGCTGGTGGCTGAAGCGGGAGGCCGGAGGCTCGGAGGGCGGCCCCGGCAAGCCGGGTCCGTCCGCCTCGCACTCCGGTCCGTCCCAGTCGCAGCCCCCTCCGCGTCCGCCGGTCGCGGACGGGTACCAGCGCGTCAAGGAGGACCTCGGCTTCTCCGTGGACGTGCCCGAGGGCTGGACGCGGCAGGACAGGCCCGGCGGCCAGGAGATCGACTTCCTGGGCGGCCCGTCAGGTCGTACGGACCTGAAGTTCAGCGTGCTGGACTTCGCGGGCAACAGTCCGCTCAAGCACTGGCGCAGGCTGGAGCCCGAGGTGCGGGCGAAGTCGCCGGGCTACCGCAACCTCCGTATGAACGCCACGACTTACCAGGGCCGGAAGGCCGCCATCTGGGAGTACACCTGGCAGGGGCGTGCACGGACCTACCACGCCGTGGACCTGGGCTTCGGCGAGGAAGGCCAGCAGCACTACGCGCTGTACCTCTCGGCGCCGGACGCCGAATGGGGCGCTGCCAAGAAGCACTTCGACACGGCGGTGAAGACCTTCCGTATCAGCAAGGGCAGTTGA
- a CDS encoding TetR family transcriptional regulator has translation MSHTSTPTARETQKARTRGALLDAGLGLLEHQSLSSLGLREVTRVVGVAPAAFYRHFRDMSDLGVALVEESLGSLHGVVREILAGPADEAARIERTVTAIARYVREHPTHIRFVVRERHGGVPAVRAAIGAELDRFAEEVADALAADDVSAGWSAQDIRMLGELFVDHMVMTASAFLDATLGEGPDEESVAHTARRQLLLISTGRRHWQDG, from the coding sequence ATGAGCCACACCTCCACGCCGACCGCCCGGGAGACACAGAAGGCCAGGACCCGCGGCGCCCTTCTCGACGCGGGCCTGGGGCTGCTGGAGCACCAGAGCCTCAGCAGCCTCGGGCTGCGCGAGGTCACGCGCGTCGTGGGAGTGGCTCCGGCCGCCTTCTACCGGCACTTCAGGGACATGAGCGATCTGGGCGTCGCCCTCGTCGAGGAGTCGCTCGGGTCACTGCACGGCGTCGTACGCGAGATCCTCGCCGGCCCCGCCGACGAGGCCGCCCGGATCGAGCGAACCGTCACCGCGATCGCCCGCTACGTACGCGAGCACCCGACGCACATCCGCTTCGTCGTGCGGGAACGCCACGGCGGTGTACCGGCCGTACGGGCCGCCATAGGCGCCGAGTTGGACCGCTTCGCCGAGGAGGTCGCCGACGCGCTGGCCGCCGACGACGTCTCGGCCGGATGGAGCGCTCAGGACATCCGGATGCTCGGCGAACTCTTCGTCGACCACATGGTGATGACGGCGTCGGCGTTCCTGGACGCCACGCTCGGCGAGGGACCGGACGAGGAGAGCGTCGCGCACACGGCACGGCGGCAGCTGCTGCTGATCAGCACCGGAAGGCGGCACTGGCAGGACGGCTGA
- a CDS encoding DUF4190 domain-containing protein has protein sequence MNTLVRPGTSDPKAHKVNASGTAGEQPRAAAAARLRDADGMAVASFVMGLAGLLVFNLVLGPCALVLAGLALMRGTTRRTRAVLGLTLGVADLAVLATVAAADQSFSWSITG, from the coding sequence ATGAACACCCTTGTCCGGCCCGGCACTTCGGACCCGAAGGCACACAAGGTGAATGCCTCGGGCACTGCCGGCGAACAGCCCCGCGCCGCCGCCGCGGCACGCCTGCGTGACGCCGACGGCATGGCCGTCGCCTCGTTCGTCATGGGCCTGGCCGGGCTGCTCGTCTTCAACCTCGTCCTCGGCCCGTGCGCCCTGGTGCTCGCCGGCCTCGCCCTGATGCGCGGCACGACGCGCCGCACCCGGGCGGTGCTCGGACTGACGCTCGGCGTCGCCGACCTCGCCGTGCTCGCGACGGTCGCCGCCGCCGACCAGTCGTTCTCCTGGAGCATCACCGGCTGA